The following are encoded in a window of Deinococcus carri genomic DNA:
- a CDS encoding Mu transposase C-terminal domain-containing protein — protein MTEQLRLKVGEWYEHHGERVRLVRTPNLTEVQVRDERGDLRTVPLFALGPVKQEASNVNAARPSRPLDSRAHAQALAGAEERMAVLESLVALPGGRASERVAEAAKRCEVHPSTIYRWLAAYDRSGSMEGLLRQPRQDQGKSRLPQAVEELMDRVIETKYLVPERPSLSSVYVLLRGEIERANRTHAAGEPELPTPSYETFRRRIGAVEQRKRVSRRYGHRAAEALDPILGHYPGATYPLAVVQIDHTPIDLELVDSIYRRPIGRPWLTLVMDVFSRAVLGFYISFDAPNAFSAGMALTHAILPKEIWLAGHQQVISGLVKNLRDELGGGDPDLQLSWPCWGKPVLVKMDNAREFRGKTLERALRWHGIDREFRPVKKPRYGGHVERLLGTFAREIQTLPGTTFSNPRARGDYDSEGKAALTLEAFETWLTAYILGIYHCRIHESLGKTPLQMWEDGLLIGTDDHPPTGVPERLGGDAANRLKMDFLPFFEGTVQRAGIRHDGLTYRSDVLRRHVGARHPDYPSRARVFQVSYDPRDISGVYFLDPDINRYFEVRCVQANFPSMSVWELKATRRFAKSQNIRLDNEIAIMNAYRLMQRLVDSEKAETKSIRAGAEKKRQRAKVETPAGVERMRAPSLSRSALNPFQHVGEIKPFDEVE, from the coding sequence ATGACTGAACAGTTACGTCTGAAAGTCGGTGAGTGGTACGAACACCACGGTGAGCGCGTGCGGCTCGTTCGGACGCCCAACCTCACCGAGGTGCAGGTTCGTGATGAGCGAGGGGACTTGCGAACGGTTCCGCTGTTTGCCCTGGGGCCTGTAAAGCAGGAGGCATCGAACGTAAATGCCGCCCGGCCATCGCGTCCTCTGGATTCCCGTGCCCATGCCCAGGCCCTCGCAGGCGCTGAGGAGCGTATGGCCGTGTTGGAGTCCCTGGTGGCCCTGCCGGGGGGCCGGGCGTCGGAGCGGGTTGCTGAGGCCGCGAAGCGCTGTGAGGTTCATCCCAGCACGATCTACCGCTGGTTGGCGGCCTATGACCGCAGCGGGTCGATGGAGGGCCTGCTGAGACAGCCCAGGCAGGACCAGGGGAAGTCCCGCCTTCCGCAGGCGGTCGAGGAACTGATGGACCGCGTGATCGAGACGAAGTACCTCGTTCCCGAGCGGCCCAGCTTGTCTTCTGTCTATGTCCTGCTGCGCGGTGAGATCGAGCGGGCCAACCGCACGCACGCAGCAGGCGAGCCTGAGTTGCCCACACCGAGCTACGAGACCTTCCGTCGCCGCATCGGGGCGGTGGAGCAGCGCAAACGAGTCAGCCGCCGCTACGGTCACCGGGCCGCCGAGGCGCTCGATCCGATCCTCGGGCACTACCCTGGGGCGACATACCCCCTCGCAGTTGTGCAGATCGACCACACGCCCATCGACCTCGAACTGGTCGACAGCATTTACCGTCGGCCCATCGGGCGGCCCTGGCTGACACTGGTGATGGACGTCTTTTCGAGGGCAGTGCTCGGGTTCTACATCTCGTTCGATGCCCCGAATGCCTTCAGCGCGGGGATGGCCCTGACGCACGCCATCCTCCCCAAGGAGATCTGGCTGGCCGGGCATCAGCAGGTCATCAGCGGTCTGGTGAAAAACCTGCGCGATGAACTCGGTGGCGGCGACCCTGACCTGCAACTCTCCTGGCCCTGCTGGGGGAAGCCCGTCCTCGTGAAGATGGACAACGCCCGCGAGTTCCGGGGGAAGACCCTCGAACGGGCGCTGCGCTGGCACGGCATCGACCGGGAGTTCCGTCCGGTGAAGAAGCCGCGTTATGGCGGGCACGTGGAGCGCCTGCTCGGCACATTCGCACGGGAGATTCAGACCCTGCCCGGCACGACTTTCAGCAACCCCCGTGCCCGTGGGGACTACGACTCCGAGGGGAAAGCCGCGCTGACGCTGGAAGCCTTCGAGACCTGGCTGACGGCCTACATCCTCGGGATCTACCACTGCCGGATTCACGAGAGCCTTGGCAAGACGCCGCTTCAGATGTGGGAGGACGGTCTGTTGATCGGCACGGACGACCACCCGCCGACTGGGGTTCCCGAGCGTCTCGGCGGAGACGCGGCAAACCGCCTGAAGATGGACTTCTTGCCTTTCTTCGAGGGCACGGTGCAGCGTGCGGGCATCCGCCATGACGGGTTGACTTACCGGAGTGACGTTCTGCGTCGTCATGTGGGCGCGCGCCACCCGGACTACCCCTCGCGCGCCCGCGTGTTTCAGGTGAGCTATGACCCGCGTGACATCAGCGGTGTGTACTTCCTCGATCCGGACATCAACCGTTATTTCGAAGTGCGTTGCGTGCAGGCCAACTTCCCGTCCATGAGCGTGTGGGAGTTGAAGGCGACCCGCCGTTTCGCGAAGAGCCAGAACATCCGTCTGGACAACGAAATCGCCATCATGAACGCCTACCGACTGATGCAGCGTCTCGTGGACAGTGAGAAAGCGGAGACGAAATCCATCCGGGCCGGGGCCGAGAAGAAGCGGCAGCGGGCCAAGGTGGAGACTCCGGCGGGCGTCGAACGCATGCGGGCACCCTCACTCAGCCGCTCCGCTCTGAACCCTTTTCAGCATGTCGGTGAGATCAAGCCCTTCGATGAAGTTGAGTAG
- a CDS encoding TnsA endonuclease N-terminal domain-containing protein → MRPPPKPLGEHPVRAITKNHRAVTGTLASTKGPAGAQYESALERDFFLQLDFDPSVVRFVPQPVLISWVNGRGRKLQYPPDVLVHYSDGRRPALFEVKYVAETQEKADELRIKFRAARAFAREQGWTFTLVTERTVRAPSLKNIQFLRPYAARVFAEDQTGPLLTALGHEVSTPESLLSTFPEAERPHLIPALWHLVATHRIEADLSLPFTMKSAIRARRRS, encoded by the coding sequence ATGCGACCTCCCCCCAAGCCGCTTGGTGAACATCCTGTCCGGGCCATCACGAAGAACCACCGTGCGGTGACGGGAACCCTGGCCTCTACCAAAGGTCCGGCAGGGGCGCAGTATGAGTCGGCGCTGGAGCGGGATTTCTTTCTGCAACTGGATTTTGACCCCAGCGTCGTGCGGTTCGTTCCTCAGCCCGTCTTGATTTCGTGGGTCAATGGACGGGGGCGGAAGTTGCAGTATCCGCCGGATGTGCTGGTGCACTACAGCGACGGGCGCAGGCCTGCCCTCTTCGAAGTGAAGTATGTGGCGGAAACCCAGGAGAAGGCGGATGAACTGCGGATCAAATTTCGTGCAGCGCGTGCTTTTGCTCGTGAGCAGGGTTGGACGTTTACGCTGGTGACCGAGCGGACGGTGCGCGCGCCCAGCCTGAAGAACATTCAGTTCCTGCGGCCGTATGCTGCGCGTGTCTTTGCTGAGGACCAGACTGGGCCTCTGCTCACGGCCCTTGGGCATGAGGTGAGTACGCCTGAGTCCCTGCTCTCCACGTTTCCTGAAGCTGAGCGTCCCCATCTCATTCCCGCACTGTGGCACCTTGTCGCCACGCATCGCATCGAAGCAGACCTGAGCCTTCCGTTCACCATGAAGAGTGCCATTCGCGCCCGGAGGCGGTCATGA
- a CDS encoding ATP-binding cassette domain-containing protein: MTRGVGLPEARERAYDLLERTGLAAHAEKAAHELTLLQDKRLEVARALATQPRVLLLDEVMAGLRPAEAQEAVGLVQSVRGSGVSVLFIEHIMPVVRDLADRVVVMDQGQVLAEGTYREVTANPQVVAAYLGTEEGLHA, from the coding sequence GTGACACGCGGCGTGGGCCTCCCCGAGGCGCGCGAGCGGGCCTATGACCTGCTGGAGCGCACCGGCCTCGCCGCGCACGCCGAGAAGGCCGCGCACGAACTGACCCTCTTGCAGGACAAGCGGCTGGAGGTCGCCCGCGCCCTCGCCACCCAGCCGCGCGTGCTGCTGCTCGACGAGGTGATGGCGGGCCTGCGTCCGGCGGAGGCGCAGGAGGCCGTGGGGCTGGTGCAGAGCGTGCGGGGCAGCGGCGTGAGCGTGCTGTTTATCGAACACATCATGCCGGTGGTGCGCGACCTGGCCGACCGCGTGGTCGTGATGGACCAGGGGCAGGTGCTCGCGGAAGGCACCTACCGCGAGGTGACGGCGAACCCGCAGGTGGTCGCGGCCTACCTGGGCACGGAAGAGGGGCTACACGCATGA
- a CDS encoding ABC transporter ATP-binding protein has translation MTEPHLQGQDLVIEHLAAGYGKVQVLWDVSLHARPGEFVAVIGANGAGKTTTLRAVSGVVKPSGGRILLGGQDITRATPPQIVALGLGHVPEGRELFPLMTVRENLELGAAMRPEARAMQAQTLEHVYTLFPRLRERQGQLAGTLSGGEQQMVALGRALMARPRVLVVDEPSLGLSPLMTQTVFGALRAVNAEGVTVLLVEQNVGLSLRLADRAYVLENGQVVNEGTGAALLADPRVREAYLAL, from the coding sequence ATGACTGAACCGCACCTCCAGGGCCAGGACCTCGTGATCGAACATCTCGCCGCCGGGTACGGCAAGGTGCAGGTGCTGTGGGACGTGAGCCTGCACGCGCGGCCCGGCGAGTTCGTGGCCGTGATCGGCGCGAACGGGGCGGGTAAGACCACCACCCTACGCGCCGTGAGCGGCGTGGTGAAGCCCAGCGGGGGCCGCATCCTGCTGGGCGGGCAGGACATCACGCGCGCGACCCCGCCGCAGATTGTGGCGCTGGGGCTGGGGCACGTGCCGGAGGGCCGGGAACTGTTCCCCCTGATGACGGTGCGTGAGAACCTGGAACTCGGGGCGGCGATGCGGCCGGAAGCCCGCGCGATGCAGGCGCAGACGCTGGAGCACGTCTACACCCTGTTCCCGCGCCTGCGCGAGCGCCAGGGGCAACTGGCGGGCACCTTATCGGGCGGCGAGCAGCAGATGGTGGCGCTGGGCCGCGCGCTGATGGCCCGCCCCCGCGTGCTGGTCGTGGACGAACCCTCGCTGGGCCTCTCGCCCCTGATGACGCAGACCGTGTTCGGGGCACTGAGGGCAGTGAATGCCGAGGGCGTGACCGTCCTGCTGGTCGAGCAGAACGTGGGCCTGAGCCTGAGGCTGGCCGACCGTGCCTACGTGCTGGAAAATGGGCAGGTCGTGAACGAGGGGACGGGCGCGGCGCTGCTGGCGGACCCCAGGGTGCGCGAGGCGTATCTGGCGCTGTAA